One genomic window of Arachis stenosperma cultivar V10309 chromosome 10, arast.V10309.gnm1.PFL2, whole genome shotgun sequence includes the following:
- the LOC130955602 gene encoding cytosolic endo-beta-N-acetylglucosaminidase 1-like — protein MQHQNSKTKGQGWCWMMIMIPRLLRVYINRRILITIRNIIRFILTTLQTLYLFVTMSKPSSSDPLEPPLFDPKQPSVPISYPIKTLEDLKTRSYFNSFHYPFNIALLPMSHHAASSSSSSSSSLPNRRRLLVCHDMAGGYLDDKWVQGGTNPDAYAIWHWHLIDVFVYFSHSLVTIPPPCWTNTAHRHGVKVLGTFITEWDEGRAACDVLLSTKESAQMYAERLVELAVTLGFDGWLINMEVNLDRGQIPNLKEFVDHLSSLMHSSVPGSLVLWYDSVTVDGDLNWQDQLNYYNKPFFDICDGIFVNYTWKENYPSLSAAVAGDRRFDVYMGIDVFGRNTYGGGQWNVNVALDVLRKDDVSAAIFAPGWVYETKQPPDFETANNSWWDLVEKSWGVLRKHPGVLPFYTNFDQGRGYHISMDGDLVSDATWCNISCQGFQPHLNFADSTNPIQVFTDLKGSSYSGGGNITFKGSLEEHAHFEKKIFETEFVLSELPIHLTYSVKSDGNSSLGLKLAFTSTTNKREYILLASQPLNNFSGNFSKAIITDGNKGPSPGWVINQGTIAMNGYTLAEIHAVCYRCDSPTNKLRWLYSSDSSDSTSASTSDYFAILGHISIQTLEYKSDFPVASSWQVDTKYMKWTPGPQGSKILSLQISWELKDGKNHQFRSYNVYLVKSSKQEGTSSRLEHVKEYLGVAQAKCYYVSELKVPSGTYSLKFIIQVCGDDGTLQELDESPYYELAVEGPQISITM, from the exons ATGCAGCATCAAAATTCGAAAACAAAAGGCCAGGGTTGGTGTTGGATGATGATTATGATTCCTCGACTTCTCCGAGTCTATATAAACCGCCGAATCTTAATCACTATCCGAAACATCATTCGCTTCATTCTCACCACACTCCAAACCCTCTACCTCTTCGTCACCATGTCCAAACCTTCTTCCTCTGATCCTCTGGAACCACCACTCTTCGATCCCAAGCAACCTTCAGTACCAATTTCATACCCAATCAAAACCCTAGAGGATCTCAAAACTCGCTCCTACTTCAATTCCTTTCACTACCCTTTTAACATTGCTTTGCTTCCAATGTCACATCATGCcgcttcatcatcatcatcatcatcatcatcattgcctAATAGGAGAAGATTGTTGGTGTGTCATGACATGGCAG GCGGGTACTTAGATGACAAGTGGGTTCAAGGGGGGACCAACCCTGATGCTTATGCAATTTGGCATTGGCATTTGATCGATGTTTTTGTCTACTTTTCACACAGTTTGGTTACTATTCCTCCTCCTTGTTGGACTAACACTGCTCATCGTCACGGAGTTAAG GTGCTGGGTACTTTCATCACCGAATGGGATGAGGGAAGAGCTGCCTGTGATGTGCTGCTTTCAACAAAGGAGTCTGCTCAAATGTATGCAGAACGTCTGGTGGAGCTTGCTGTTACTTTAGGCTTCGATGGCTGGCTA ATAAATATGGAGGTAAATCTGGACCGAGGACAAATTCCTAACTTAAAAGAGTTTGTAGATCATTTATCGTCATTGATGCATTCATCTGTTCCTGGATCGTTAGTGCTTTG GTATGACAGTGTTACAGTTGATGGTGATCTGAATTGGCAAGACCAACTAAACTATTACAATAAGCCTTTCTTTGACATATGTGATGGGATATTTGTTAACTATACATGGAAG GAAAACTATCCAAGCCTCTCTGCTGCCGTTGCAGGTGATCGGAGGTTTGATGTGTACATGGGAATAGATGTATTTGGAAGGAACACATATGGTGGTGGACAGTGGAAT GTAAATGTTGCTCTCGATGTACTAAGAAAGGATGACGTATCTGCTGCTATATTTGCTCCTGGATGGGTCTATGAAACAAAACAACCACCAGATTTTGAGACTGCTAATAACAG TTGGTGGGATCTTGTGGAAAAGTCATGGGGAGTATTGCGTAAGCATCCTGGAGTATTACCGTTCTACACAAATTTTGATCAG GGACGCGGTTATCATATTTCAATGGACGGAGACCTTGTGTCGGATGCTACTTGGTGCAACATTTCTTGCCAAGGCTTTCAG CCGCATCTCAATTTTGCTGACTCTACAAATCCTATTCAAGTTTTTACAGA CCTGAAGGGATCATCTTATAGTGGAGGAGGGAACATTACATTCAAAGGATCTCTTGAAGAGCATGCTCACTTTGAGAAGAAAATCTTTGAAACGGAGTTTGTTTTGAGCGAGTTGCCTATCCACTTAACTTATTCT GTGAAATCTGATGGCAATTCTTCGCTGGGACTTAAGCTTGCATTCACTTCCACCACCAACAAAAGAGAGTATATACTTCTTGCATCGCAACCGTTGAACAATTTCTCTGGAAATTTCAGCAAAGCAATCATTACAGATGGAAATAAAGGACCTTCACCTGGATGGGTTATAAATCAAGGTACGATCGCAATGAACGGATACACACTAGCGGAAATCCATGCAGTGTGCTATAGATGCGATTCTCCGACGAATAAGTTGAGATGGCTATACAGTTCAGATAGCAGCGATAGTACTTCGGCTTCTACATCAGATTATTTCGCAATCCTTGGTCATATCTCAATCCAGACATTAGAATACAAGTCAGATTTTCCTGTGGCTTCTTCGTGGCAAGTCGACACCAAATACATGAAATGGACACCAGGTCCTCAGGGCTCAAAGATCCTTAGTCTTCAAATTTCTTGGGAACTGAAAGACGGAAAGAACCATCAATTCAGAAGCTACAATGTCTATTTGGTGAAATCGTCAAAACAAGAAGGTACAAGTTCAAGATTGGAACATGTGAAGGAGTACCTTGGAGTGGCACAAGCAAAATGTTACTATGTTTCTGAGCTTAAAGTTCCTTCTGGAACTTATAGCCTCAAATTTATAATACAAGTGTGTGGTGATGATGGAACATTGCAGGAATTGGACGAGTCTCCATATTATGAATTGGCGGTTGAAGGTCCTCAAATTAGTATTACAATGTAA